The following are from one region of the Paenibacillus bovis genome:
- a CDS encoding polyprenyl synthetase family protein yields the protein MESRLQNALPASWQVPDTLQQSMLYSLMAGGKRLRPVFVIAAAEALGGSREAAAPVACAVEMVHTYSLVHDDLPAMDNDDYRRGKLTNHKVYGEAMAILAGDALLTHAFHSAAAALQAGVPAEAVVAIISDLAEYAGPRGMVGGQVADMQGEQGMTELGQLQYIHLHKTADLFMFSLTAGARTAGATEEQLAALRQFGSDIGLAFQIQDDILDVIGDEAKLGKKTQSDSKLQKVTYPYFIGLEESQREVARLTASAKAALQQAGLQDSSRLEEIADYLVQRDH from the coding sequence ATGGAATCACGTCTGCAAAATGCTCTGCCGGCAAGCTGGCAGGTGCCGGATACACTGCAGCAATCTATGTTGTACTCGCTGATGGCTGGCGGCAAGCGTCTACGGCCAGTATTCGTAATCGCTGCAGCCGAAGCGCTCGGAGGCAGCAGGGAAGCTGCTGCTCCGGTCGCCTGCGCTGTGGAAATGGTGCATACGTATTCACTCGTTCATGATGATTTGCCGGCTATGGATAACGATGATTATCGTCGCGGCAAGTTGACCAACCACAAAGTGTACGGTGAAGCTATGGCTATTCTCGCGGGCGATGCGCTGTTGACCCATGCTTTTCATAGTGCTGCCGCAGCGCTGCAGGCGGGCGTGCCCGCAGAAGCGGTAGTTGCCATTATTAGCGATCTGGCGGAATATGCAGGACCGCGCGGTATGGTAGGTGGTCAGGTAGCGGATATGCAGGGTGAACAGGGAATGACCGAGCTGGGTCAGCTGCAGTATATTCATTTGCACAAGACAGCCGATCTGTTCATGTTCTCCCTGACCGCTGGAGCACGTACAGCCGGAGCGACAGAAGAACAACTGGCCGCACTGCGTCAATTTGGCTCGGATATCGGACTTGCTTTTCAGATCCAGGATGATATTCTCGATGTGATTGGCGACGAAGCCAAGCTGGGCAAAAAAACGCAAAGCGACAGCAAACTTCAAAAAGTCACCTATCCGTACTTCATCGGTCTGGAAGAATCACAGCGGGAAGTAGCCCGTCTGACAGCGAGTGCCAAGGCAGCGCTGCAGCAGGCCGGTCTGCAGGATTCGAGCCGACTGGAGGAAATTGCTGACTATCTGGTGCAACGTGACCATTAA
- the folD gene encoding bifunctional methylenetetrahydrofolate dehydrogenase/methenyltetrahydrofolate cyclohydrolase FolD — translation MAATIISGKQISEEIRHDIKQEVDKMKAQGFQPGLAVVLVGEDPASHVYVRNKEKACHDLGYYSEVHRLSADTSQEELLAMVHKLNNQENIHGILVQLPLPKQIEEKAIIDAISPEKDVDGFHPINVGNLVIGDDSLLPCTPAGVIEMIKRTGIEMSGKHAVVIGRSNIVGKPVSLLLQRENATVTMCHSRTTNMKELARQADILVVAIGRANFVDASYIKPGAVVIDVGMNRLDNGKLAGDVDFESAKEVSGPITPVPGGVGPMTITMLMQNTLVAARRAYGLN, via the coding sequence ATGGCAGCAACAATCATTAGCGGTAAACAGATTTCCGAGGAGATTCGTCACGACATCAAGCAGGAAGTGGACAAAATGAAAGCTCAGGGCTTCCAGCCAGGTCTGGCAGTTGTCCTCGTCGGCGAAGATCCGGCTTCACATGTTTATGTACGCAATAAAGAAAAGGCCTGCCATGATTTGGGCTACTATTCCGAAGTACACCGGCTGTCAGCAGACACTTCCCAGGAAGAATTGCTGGCCATGGTTCACAAGCTAAATAATCAGGAAAATATTCACGGGATTCTCGTGCAGTTGCCGTTGCCGAAGCAGATCGAAGAAAAAGCGATTATCGATGCTATTTCTCCTGAAAAAGATGTGGATGGATTCCATCCCATCAATGTAGGGAATCTGGTGATCGGTGATGACAGTCTGCTGCCATGTACACCGGCGGGTGTGATCGAGATGATCAAGCGTACCGGTATCGAAATGTCCGGCAAACATGCCGTTGTAATCGGCCGCAGCAACATTGTCGGGAAGCCGGTCTCCCTGCTGCTGCAGCGTGAGAATGCGACAGTAACGATGTGTCATTCCCGTACCACCAATATGAAAGAACTGGCCCGTCAGGCGGATATTCTCGTGGTAGCGATCGGTCGCGCCAATTTTGTGGATGCGAGCTATATCAAGCCGGGTGCAGTAGTTATTGATGTAGGCATGAACCGTCTGGACAATGGCAAGCTTGCCGGTGATGTGGACTTTGAAAGTGCCAAAGAAGTGTCCGGTCCGATCACTCCGGTACCGGGTGGCGTAGGTCCGATGACGATTACCATGCTCATGCAGAACACACTGGTAGCTGCCAGACGCGCCTACGGTTTGAACTGA
- the spo0A gene encoding sporulation transcription factor Spo0A — translation MSTIRVLLADDNREFTNMLAEYISNQEDMEVAGVAFNGEEVLKTIEQLPELPDILILDIIMPHLDGLGVLERLRDMNLNPAPKVIMLTAFGQENITQRAVQLGASYYILKPFDMEVLVSRVRQLVGVPVTAGGGTMQSSGNNNTLNKSSISSPPKSRNLDASITAIIHEIGVPAHIKGYQYLREAITMVYNNIEILGSITKTLYPAIAEKFKTTPSRVERAIRHAIEVAWTRGNIDSISHLFGYTINISKSKPTNSEFIAMVADKLRIENKVSN, via the coding sequence ATGTCTACTATTCGAGTATTACTGGCTGATGATAACCGCGAATTTACAAATATGCTGGCTGAATATATTTCCAATCAAGAAGATATGGAAGTAGCAGGAGTTGCTTTTAATGGAGAAGAAGTATTGAAGACGATCGAGCAGCTGCCTGAACTGCCGGATATACTTATTCTGGATATTATTATGCCTCATCTGGATGGACTCGGCGTACTGGAGCGTCTGCGTGATATGAATTTGAATCCGGCACCCAAAGTGATTATGCTGACTGCGTTTGGTCAGGAGAATATTACACAGCGTGCAGTTCAGCTGGGAGCTTCCTATTACATTCTGAAGCCTTTTGATATGGAAGTGCTGGTGAGTCGTGTACGTCAGTTGGTCGGTGTACCTGTAACAGCTGGCGGCGGCACTATGCAATCGTCAGGCAATAACAATACCCTGAATAAATCATCGATCTCTTCACCACCAAAAAGCCGCAATCTAGATGCCAGCATCACAGCGATTATTCACGAAATCGGTGTGCCGGCCCATATTAAAGGCTATCAATATTTGCGTGAAGCGATTACGATGGTATATAACAATATTGAGATCCTGGGTTCGATTACCAAAACATTGTACCCGGCAATCGCCGAGAAGTTCAAAACCACGCCATCCCGTGTTGAGCGGGCAATCCGTCATGCGATTGAAGTCGCCTGGACAAGAGGCAATATTGACAGCATTAGCCATCTGTTTGGCTATACAATCAATATCAGCAAATCCAAGCCAACCAACAGTGAATTTATTGCTATGGTAGCCGACAAGCTGCGTATTGAAAATAAAGTATCCAACTAA
- the recN gene encoding DNA repair protein RecN, which produces MLVMLSIKNLAVIEEIDVYFHKGFHVLSGETGAGKSIIIDALGLIAGGRGSADLVRYGCDKAEMEALFELRTTHPVWDTLSRLGIQGTAEEHLVIRREVTVNGKSTARINGQLVNLSMLREVGEQLVNIHGQHEHQSLMKPERHLGLLDTFGDVKIGPVKMKYHEQYNAYIKVERELRDLQETSQKTYQMMDLYRFQLEEISSANLQPGEDEELQEERLRLAHSEKMMDSVSGSYHNLNGDGSMGALSVALSRLGDVSRYDSKNLDPIVEQLQSAYYQLEDAVYQLRSYQENIEFNPGRLEEVESRLNLISGLRRKYGENVEQILEYYEKIQHETDLLENKDERLLELTDKRDKLRTKLLETGEQLSKLRRECAQELAEQVEAELKDLQMQRTSLRVNIDYIEDLNGACWNGRNIRITRQGIDTAEFLISPNPGEPLRPLGKIASGGELSRIMLALKSIFARHDQVPVLVFDEVDTGVSGRAAQSIAEKLFKLSSECQVFSITHLPQVACMADHQYLIEKQIIGDRTATRVVSLHEDGRVDELARMLGGVEITEKTNHHAHEMLKLAEARKDVTSYAVH; this is translated from the coding sequence ATGCTGGTCATGCTGAGCATTAAAAACCTGGCTGTTATTGAAGAAATCGACGTTTACTTTCATAAAGGATTCCATGTACTGAGCGGTGAGACCGGTGCTGGTAAATCCATCATTATCGATGCGCTCGGTCTTATTGCAGGCGGAAGAGGCTCAGCGGATCTGGTTCGTTACGGATGCGACAAAGCAGAGATGGAAGCGCTATTCGAACTGCGTACCACTCATCCGGTATGGGATACATTATCTCGTCTCGGTATTCAGGGAACAGCAGAGGAGCATCTGGTGATTCGCCGCGAAGTGACCGTAAATGGCAAAAGCACCGCACGTATTAACGGTCAGCTCGTTAATCTGTCTATGCTGCGTGAAGTAGGCGAGCAGCTGGTTAATATTCACGGCCAGCATGAGCATCAATCTCTGATGAAACCGGAGCGTCACCTTGGATTGCTGGATACATTTGGCGATGTGAAAATCGGTCCGGTCAAAATGAAATACCACGAGCAGTATAATGCCTACATCAAGGTAGAGCGCGAACTGCGAGATCTGCAGGAAACCAGTCAGAAAACGTATCAGATGATGGATTTGTACCGCTTTCAGCTGGAAGAAATCTCTTCCGCGAATCTGCAGCCGGGTGAAGATGAAGAACTGCAGGAAGAGCGCCTGCGCCTCGCGCACAGCGAGAAAATGATGGATTCCGTATCCGGCAGCTACCATAATCTGAATGGTGATGGCAGCATGGGAGCACTTAGCGTAGCATTATCCCGTCTGGGGGATGTATCCCGTTATGATTCCAAGAATCTCGATCCTATCGTAGAGCAGCTGCAATCCGCTTATTACCAGCTGGAAGATGCCGTTTACCAGCTGCGCAGCTATCAGGAGAATATTGAATTCAATCCGGGCCGCCTGGAAGAGGTGGAATCCCGTCTGAATCTAATCTCCGGACTACGCCGCAAATACGGAGAGAATGTAGAACAGATTCTGGAGTATTACGAGAAAATCCAGCATGAGACGGATTTGCTGGAAAATAAGGATGAGCGTCTGCTGGAGCTTACCGACAAACGTGACAAGCTGCGTACCAAACTGCTGGAAACAGGCGAGCAGCTGAGCAAACTGCGCCGCGAATGTGCGCAGGAGCTTGCAGAGCAGGTAGAAGCGGAGTTAAAAGATCTACAGATGCAGCGTACTTCCCTGCGCGTAAATATCGACTATATCGAAGATCTGAATGGTGCTTGCTGGAATGGCCGCAATATTCGTATTACCCGTCAGGGTATCGATACAGCGGAATTCCTGATTTCACCGAATCCGGGCGAACCGCTTCGTCCACTGGGCAAAATTGCTTCCGGTGGTGAGCTGTCGCGTATTATGCTGGCACTCAAAAGTATCTTTGCCCGTCATGATCAGGTACCTGTACTTGTATTTGATGAAGTGGATACAGGAGTCAGCGGTCGTGCAGCACAGTCGATTGCCGAGAAGCTGTTCAAGTTGTCTTCGGAATGCCAGGTATTCTCGATTACTCACCTTCCGCAGGTGGCATGTATGGCAGATCACCAATATCTGATCGAAAAGCAGATTATTGGCGATCGCACAGCTACCCGCGTAGTCTCCTTGCATGAAGATGGCCGGGTCGATGAACTGGCACGTATGCTGGGTGGTGTCGAGATTACCGAGAAAACGAATCATCATGCCCATGAGATGCTCAAACTGGCAGAAGCACGCAAAGATGTTACCTCTTATGCGGTGCATTGA
- the dxs gene encoding 1-deoxy-D-xylulose-5-phosphate synthase, with amino-acid sequence MLLPQIHQPSDLKDLTTEQLTVLAGEIRQFLIEKLSATGGHLASNLGVVELTLALHYLYDSPKDKFIFDVGHQAYVHKVLTGRMDRFDTLRKYKGLCGFVKRNESEHDVWEAGHSSTSLSAAMGMALARDFKKEDNKVVAVIGDGALTGGMAFEALNHIGHEQRKLTVVLNDNEMSIAPNVGAMHKYLGKIRSDKGYLRAKDEVEQLIKKIPAIGGKIAKTAEKLKDTLKYAMVSGVLFEELGFTYFGPVDGHDLPKLLETFRQADNVDGPVLIHIVTIKGKGYLPAEADSYKWHGITPYKIESGQVVKAAGNPMYTEVFGQTLIELAEQDERIVAVTPAMPGGSGLFPFAKRFPDRMIDVGIAEQHAATMCAALAMEGMKPVYAVYSTFMQRAYDQIVHDICRHNANVMFAIDRAGFVGADGETHQGVYDIAFMRHIPNIVIMMPKDENELRHMMKTALDYNEGPIAYRYPRINGLGVAMDQQLVPIPIGTWEKVREGENYAILASGPMVQRGMEVAEELKRDGMNVAVINARFMKPLDEQMLLELADKGTRMLVVEEVSQAGSMGSAVLEFYAAKGLHDVTVGLMGVPDEFIEHGSIKDQQCEAGLTPENIAASLRALAPGKAWTFQKNSV; translated from the coding sequence GTGCTGCTTCCACAGATTCATCAACCAAGTGATCTCAAAGATCTAACAACCGAACAATTAACCGTACTGGCAGGAGAGATTCGTCAGTTCCTGATTGAAAAACTATCGGCAACCGGCGGGCATCTGGCCTCCAATCTCGGCGTCGTGGAGCTTACCCTGGCATTGCATTATTTGTATGACAGTCCCAAAGACAAGTTTATTTTTGACGTAGGACATCAGGCATATGTGCACAAGGTACTTACAGGTCGCATGGATCGTTTTGATACCCTGCGTAAATACAAAGGATTATGCGGCTTTGTCAAACGAAATGAAAGCGAACACGATGTGTGGGAAGCTGGTCACAGCAGCACGTCGCTGTCTGCTGCCATGGGTATGGCACTGGCGCGTGATTTCAAAAAAGAAGATAACAAAGTCGTTGCTGTGATCGGTGACGGTGCATTAACCGGCGGTATGGCTTTTGAAGCACTGAACCATATCGGTCATGAGCAGCGCAAGCTGACCGTGGTACTGAATGACAATGAGATGTCTATCGCGCCGAACGTAGGAGCGATGCACAAATATCTGGGCAAAATCCGCTCGGATAAAGGATATCTTCGTGCCAAGGATGAAGTTGAGCAATTGATCAAAAAAATCCCGGCGATCGGCGGAAAAATTGCCAAAACGGCAGAAAAGCTCAAAGATACGCTGAAGTATGCCATGGTATCCGGTGTCCTTTTCGAAGAACTGGGCTTTACCTACTTTGGACCGGTAGATGGACATGATCTGCCCAAACTGCTGGAAACTTTCCGTCAGGCGGATAACGTAGACGGTCCGGTACTGATTCATATTGTAACGATCAAAGGCAAAGGCTATTTGCCGGCTGAAGCGGATTCATACAAATGGCATGGTATCACGCCATACAAAATCGAGTCCGGTCAGGTGGTCAAAGCTGCAGGTAATCCAATGTACACCGAAGTATTCGGTCAGACATTAATTGAACTTGCGGAGCAGGATGAGCGTATTGTAGCTGTTACACCGGCAATGCCGGGTGGATCGGGATTATTCCCGTTTGCCAAGCGTTTCCCGGATCGTATGATTGATGTAGGTATTGCCGAACAGCATGCAGCTACAATGTGTGCGGCGTTGGCAATGGAAGGCATGAAACCGGTCTATGCGGTCTATTCTACCTTTATGCAGCGTGCATACGATCAGATCGTTCATGATATTTGCCGTCACAATGCCAATGTCATGTTTGCGATCGACCGTGCCGGCTTTGTCGGAGCAGATGGAGAGACTCATCAGGGCGTTTATGATATCGCCTTTATGCGTCATATTCCGAATATCGTGATTATGATGCCCAAGGATGAGAATGAACTGCGTCATATGATGAAAACGGCGCTTGATTATAATGAAGGACCAATCGCTTACCGTTACCCGCGTATTAATGGTCTCGGTGTAGCGATGGATCAGCAGCTGGTTCCAATCCCGATCGGTACCTGGGAAAAAGTTCGTGAAGGTGAGAATTATGCAATACTTGCTTCTGGACCGATGGTACAGAGGGGTATGGAAGTGGCAGAAGAACTCAAACGTGACGGCATGAACGTGGCAGTAATCAATGCAAGGTTCATGAAACCACTGGATGAGCAAATGCTGCTGGAATTGGCAGACAAAGGTACACGTATGCTGGTTGTCGAAGAAGTATCCCAGGCTGGAAGCATGGGTAGTGCTGTACTGGAATTCTATGCTGCCAAAGGGCTGCATGATGTTACGGTAGGTCTGATGGGCGTGCCTGATGAATTTATCGAACACGGCAGTATCAAGGATCAGCAATGTGAAGCAGGCCTGACACCGGAGAATATTGCCGCATCCCTACGTGCACTTGCTCCCGGCAAAGCCTGGACGTTCCAAAAAAATTCCGTATAA
- the nusB gene encoding transcription antitermination factor NusB produces MKRRLAREITVQSLYQMEMNEVKAEEAIMILLEEAAADNESEVELSDEAQLKTYVLDVINGIWANKEAIDQLLVDYLQNWQVSRLSRVDRQILRLAVYEMVFTEGVPAKVAVNEAIELSKHFGTEESGKFVNGVLGKMIHDLDKLKSQKG; encoded by the coding sequence ATGAAAAGAAGATTAGCGCGGGAAATTACCGTACAAAGCCTGTACCAGATGGAAATGAACGAGGTCAAAGCAGAAGAAGCGATTATGATTCTGCTGGAAGAAGCTGCAGCCGATAATGAATCCGAAGTTGAACTGAGCGATGAAGCCCAGCTCAAAACGTATGTACTGGATGTAATTAACGGTATCTGGGCGAACAAGGAAGCGATTGACCAGCTGCTGGTAGATTATTTGCAGAACTGGCAGGTTAGTCGTCTGTCCCGTGTAGATCGTCAGATCCTGCGTCTGGCTGTATATGAGATGGTATTTACCGAAGGCGTACCTGCCAAAGTTGCGGTCAATGAAGCGATTGAATTGTCCAAGCATTTTGGTACCGAAGAATCCGGCAAGTTTGTTAACGGCGTACTTGGTAAAATGATTCATGATCTGGATAAACTGAAGTCCCAAAAAGGCTGA
- the xseA gene encoding exodeoxyribonuclease VII large subunit yields MQQQQRIYSIKEINKYIRMKMESDSLLSEVWLRGEISNFTHHSSGHMYFTLKDESSRIKSIMFSSYNQRLPFIPKEGARVIAKGYISVYERDGQYQFYATQMQPDGIGSLYLAYEQLKQKLEHEGLFDSARKRPLPQYPRTIGVITSPTGAAVRDILTTIHRRYPVVKIVVYPVLVQGKGAAPSVVKAIRNLNRIGEADVLIVGRGGGSLEELWAFNEEMVARAIAESRIPVISAVGHETDFTIADFAADLRAATPTAAAELAVPNIIELRAQVQQMRRQLRQGLLRLSQRQRDRLNRLKRSPALLHPQRQLVQHMTRLDMLERRLTSSLQRRSHVQRDRLGRFNQRLARHNPQEQLIYARRRTDSARRQLELRMQQILRQKQQKLGFGLKQLDALSPLKVMARGYSLVYDEQQEQLVKSVDQVTTGEMITVKLEDGQLNCQVQHIEEADNNGKGSKGTGA; encoded by the coding sequence ATGCAGCAACAGCAGCGTATATACTCCATCAAGGAGATTAACAAATATATCCGGATGAAAATGGAGTCCGATTCGCTGCTCTCCGAAGTATGGCTGAGAGGCGAAATTTCGAACTTCACTCACCATTCCAGCGGACATATGTATTTTACCCTCAAAGATGAAAGCAGCCGTATCAAATCGATTATGTTCTCTTCCTATAATCAGCGGTTGCCCTTTATTCCCAAAGAAGGCGCCCGTGTGATCGCCAAAGGCTATATCTCGGTATATGAACGGGATGGTCAATACCAGTTCTATGCGACCCAGATGCAGCCTGACGGTATCGGGAGTCTTTATCTGGCTTATGAACAGCTCAAGCAGAAGCTGGAACACGAAGGTTTATTTGATTCTGCGCGTAAACGTCCACTGCCGCAATACCCGCGCACAATCGGTGTTATCACTTCGCCAACAGGTGCAGCAGTACGTGATATTCTGACGACGATTCACAGGCGCTATCCGGTCGTGAAGATTGTAGTCTATCCGGTACTGGTACAGGGCAAGGGAGCAGCACCATCCGTGGTCAAGGCTATCCGCAATCTGAACCGGATCGGGGAAGCCGATGTGCTGATTGTTGGTCGTGGTGGTGGCTCATTGGAAGAACTGTGGGCATTTAACGAGGAAATGGTGGCTCGTGCGATTGCCGAGTCGCGAATTCCCGTTATTTCTGCTGTTGGTCACGAGACCGACTTTACGATTGCCGATTTTGCAGCGGATCTGCGTGCAGCTACTCCAACAGCAGCAGCCGAACTCGCGGTGCCCAATATTATCGAACTGCGTGCACAGGTGCAGCAGATGCGTCGTCAGCTCAGACAGGGATTGCTGCGCCTGTCCCAGCGCCAGCGTGATCGCCTGAATCGCCTCAAACGCTCACCGGCTTTGCTGCATCCACAGCGTCAGCTGGTGCAGCATATGACCCGTCTGGATATGCTGGAGCGTCGCCTGACTAGCAGTCTGCAGCGTCGTTCCCATGTCCAGCGCGATCGTCTGGGACGTTTCAATCAGCGTCTCGCCAGACACAATCCGCAGGAACAGCTGATCTATGCACGGCGGCGTACAGATTCGGCACGTCGTCAGTTAGAGCTCCGGATGCAGCAGATATTACGGCAAAAACAACAAAAACTCGGCTTCGGCCTCAAACAGCTGGATGCCCTGAGCCCGCTCAAAGTGATGGCACGGGGATACAGTCTGGTATACGATGAACAGCAGGAACAGCTGGTCAAATCGGTTGATCAGGTGACCACAGGTGAGATGATCACCGTCAAGCTGGAAGATGGACAATTGAATTGTCAGGTACAACATATCGAGGAGGCGGACAACAATGGCAAAGGCAGCAAAGGAACAGGAGCTTAA
- a CDS encoding pentapeptide repeat-containing protein → MPASTKHSISLREHLRADCEQCVGLCCTALAFSASADFNMDKEAGQPCYHLQEDYRCGIHNKLRDKGFRGCTVYDCFGAGQQIAQYTFDGQSWRQQEIAQKMFEVFPIMLHLHELIWYLEQLVTWDTASGLHRAASELSGKLLSLTYLNPAELLQLNRGELHMRVNQLLTEGSEQVRSETRRQYRKAAGRPRDYQRGADLIGQNLRKANLIGSNLRGAYLIAADLRQADLRGADLIGADLRDTDVRGTDLSQTLFLTQSQINAAIGDQNTILPDVLLRPAHWKVK, encoded by the coding sequence ATGCCTGCTTCTACGAAGCATTCCATCTCGCTCAGAGAACATTTGCGGGCAGATTGCGAACAGTGTGTAGGACTATGCTGCACTGCATTGGCTTTTAGTGCTTCGGCTGATTTTAATATGGATAAGGAAGCCGGGCAGCCTTGTTATCATTTGCAGGAAGATTACCGCTGTGGAATTCATAACAAACTGCGCGATAAAGGGTTTCGTGGATGCACGGTATATGATTGTTTTGGGGCAGGGCAGCAAATTGCCCAGTATACGTTTGATGGACAGTCCTGGCGGCAGCAGGAGATCGCACAGAAGATGTTTGAAGTCTTTCCGATTATGCTCCATCTGCATGAGCTGATCTGGTATCTGGAGCAGCTTGTTACATGGGATACAGCATCGGGATTACATAGAGCTGCGTCCGAACTGTCCGGAAAGCTGCTGTCATTAACCTATCTGAATCCTGCAGAGCTGCTGCAGCTCAACCGGGGAGAGCTTCACATGCGTGTGAATCAATTACTGACAGAAGGCAGCGAACAGGTACGCTCCGAGACCCGACGCCAATACCGTAAAGCAGCCGGGAGACCGCGCGATTATCAACGTGGAGCCGACCTGATCGGTCAAAATCTGCGTAAAGCCAATCTGATTGGCAGTAATCTGCGAGGAGCATATCTGATTGCTGCCGATCTAAGGCAGGCAGATTTACGGGGAGCGGATTTGATTGGAGCAGATCTAAGGGATACCGATGTACGCGGAACGGATCTGAGCCAAACGTTATTTTTGACGCAATCTCAGATCAATGCTGCGATAGGTGATCAAAATACGATTTTGCCTGATGTATTGCTCCGTCCTGCTCACTGGAAAGTGAAATAA
- a CDS encoding TlyA family RNA methyltransferase produces MASDKERVDVLLVEQGYYESREKAKAAVMAGLIYAGTERLEKPGMKIGRDTALNVKGAIHPYVSRGGLKLEKALKHFGIDMTGRTMLDIGSSTGGFTDCALQNGAEYVYAIDVGYNQLDWSLRNHPQVCVMERTNFRYMTPDQLEGPMPNFASIDVSFISLRLMLPPLKELLGKPADIAALIKPQFEAGREKVGKTGVVRDPKVHQEVLLNVLTFARELGYVLKDLTFSPITGGEGNIEFLAHWYLPSGEGDDTIEQLDILDIEQLAAKTAAEASHTFRGGAAKHQ; encoded by the coding sequence ATGGCAAGTGATAAAGAGCGGGTTGACGTATTACTCGTAGAGCAGGGATATTATGAGAGCCGGGAAAAGGCCAAAGCAGCTGTTATGGCAGGTCTGATCTACGCCGGAACCGAACGCTTGGAAAAGCCGGGAATGAAAATCGGCCGGGATACTGCGCTAAATGTCAAAGGTGCTATACATCCATATGTAAGCCGTGGCGGACTGAAGCTGGAAAAGGCACTCAAGCATTTTGGAATCGATATGACGGGGCGTACCATGCTGGATATCGGTTCATCTACCGGAGGGTTTACAGATTGTGCCCTGCAAAATGGTGCAGAGTATGTCTATGCGATTGATGTAGGCTATAATCAGCTGGACTGGTCGCTGCGCAATCATCCGCAGGTGTGTGTGATGGAACGAACGAATTTTCGTTATATGACCCCCGATCAGCTGGAAGGTCCTATGCCCAACTTTGCCAGTATTGATGTATCGTTTATCTCTTTGCGTCTGATGCTGCCTCCGCTCAAGGAGCTGCTGGGCAAACCTGCGGATATTGCTGCGCTGATCAAGCCGCAGTTCGAAGCCGGACGTGAAAAAGTAGGAAAAACCGGCGTGGTACGTGATCCCAAAGTACATCAGGAAGTACTGCTGAACGTACTGACTTTTGCTCGTGAATTGGGATACGTATTAAAAGATCTCACGTTCTCGCCGATTACAGGAGGAGAAGGGAATATCGAGTTCCTCGCTCACTGGTATCTGCCATCCGGCGAAGGAGACGATACGATCGAACAGCTGGATATACTGGACATTGAGCAGCTGGCTGCCAAAACAGCAGCAGAAGCTTCTCATACTTTTAGAGGCGGAGCAGCCAAACACCAGTAA
- the ahrC gene encoding transcriptional regulator AhrC/ArgR — MKGQRHIKIREIITHQDIETQDDLVEALRQAGFQVTQATVSRDIKELLLIKIPTDDGRYKYSLPTDQRYNPVQKLKRALVDNFLQIDFTTNLVVMRCLPGTANSIASLIDSMEWSQIMGTISGDDTMLIICRTEEDSQKVIEQIMGFIS; from the coding sequence ATGAAGGGACAGCGACATATCAAAATTCGAGAAATTATTACACATCAGGATATCGAGACACAGGATGATCTGGTTGAAGCACTGCGTCAAGCGGGCTTCCAGGTTACCCAGGCTACAGTATCCCGGGATATCAAAGAACTATTGCTAATCAAAATTCCGACAGATGACGGAAGATATAAATATTCTTTACCAACGGATCAACGCTATAACCCGGTGCAAAAGCTTAAACGTGCACTGGTGGACAATTTCCTGCAAATTGACTTTACGACCAATCTGGTAGTTATGAGATGTCTACCCGGTACAGCCAACTCCATTGCTTCCCTGATTGACAGCATGGAATGGTCGCAGATCATGGGTACCATTTCCGGTGACGATACGATGCTGATCATCTGTCGCACCGAAGAAGACAGCCAGAAAGTAATCGAGCAGATTATGGGATTCATCTCCTAA
- the xseB gene encoding exodeoxyribonuclease VII small subunit encodes MAKAAKEQELNFEQAMDRLEEIVSELEHGDVPLEKAIDLFQQGMKLSQVCGSKLEEVERKIEMIVEEDGELRKKPFDSAESGESIE; translated from the coding sequence ATGGCAAAGGCAGCAAAGGAACAGGAGCTTAATTTTGAACAGGCGATGGACCGGCTGGAAGAGATCGTCTCCGAACTGGAACATGGCGATGTCCCACTGGAAAAAGCAATTGATCTTTTTCAGCAGGGCATGAAGCTGTCCCAGGTATGCGGCTCCAAACTGGAAGAAGTGGAACGCAAAATTGAAATGATCGTGGAGGAAGACGGAGAACTGCGCAAAAAACCTTTTGATAGCGCAGAAAGCGGTGAATCGATTGAGTAA